One window of Larus michahellis chromosome 19, bLarMic1.1, whole genome shotgun sequence genomic DNA carries:
- the SH3BGRL3 gene encoding SH3 domain-binding glutamic acid-rich-like protein 3, which translates to MSTLKVYSTSVTGSREIKSQQSEVTRILDGKNIKYELVDISQDNALREEMRAKAGNPKAIPPQIVNGDHYCGDYELFVEAVEQNTLQEFLKLA; encoded by the exons ATGAGCACCCTCAAGGTCTACAGCACCTCGGTGACCGGATCCCGGGag ATCAAATCCCAACAGAGCGAAGTAACCAGAATCCTCGATGGGAAAAACATCAAGTATGAGCTGGTGGATATCTCCCAGGACAACGCTCTCCGGGAGGAGATGAGGGCGAAGGCAGGCAACCCCAAAGCCATCCCGCCCCAGATCGTCAACGGAGACCACTACTGTGGG GATTACGAGCTTTTTGTGGAAGCTGTGGAGCAAAACACCCTGCAGGAGTTCCTGAAGCTGGCCTGA
- the UBXN11 gene encoding UBX domain-containing protein 11 codes for MVISGQFPSISEEENQGEQEEQVGALEGLHEGDSLSPRTKNPAQSSLPSCSRGTTLKKNMQGADHTDMDPMSSIMQKITLLGQKIKKQAQEIQLKDKRIAELEEKMKTLQKGEDAPDSSTVEELESRCLQLQTQVWEMEQFLNDYGLIWVGERHEQLEDLESHKDEEELPARSLWKPGEAVVSKHQIDFDLILENVKDLNVLAGEGISQIEHMPGGARLRQPEPLPLTLYQNGIVMFGGPFRPYEDPSTQQCLQDIMDGYFPSELQMRYPDGVPLQVTDRRDMVFQERHLPGSFPGHGQVVGHSKSSEVQETTEIPGPKVSLEQLLNKFSKSSKHGGEVTGAQGSARAAQQGAGGVWSSQEILVEAPRLSALERYRVKMDEASAPDICTLRIKSESGEQTYIVKMLFTETIGDLRQHLAHARGGDSDTYEIISTFPQRVYADNSRSLQECGLIPNASLLLRRRDPSQQEGTGLKTP; via the exons ATGGTGATTTCAGGGCAGTTTCCTTCCATCTCTGAAG AGGAAAATCAGGGcgagcaggaggagcaggtgggCGCGCTGGAGGGGCTGCATG AAGGTGACAGCCTGTCTCCTAGGACAAAGAATCCAGCGCAAAGCAGCCTCCCCTCCTGCTCAAGGGGGACAACACTGAAAAAGAACATGCAGG GTGCAGATCACACTGACATGGACCCCATGTCCTCCATAATGCAAAAAATCACTCTGTTgggacaaaaaataaagaaacaagcaCAAGAAATTCAACTGAAG GATAAGAGGATTGCTGAACTTGAAGAAAAGATGAAGACTCTTCAGAAAGGAGAAG ATGCTCCTGACTCATCCACAGTGGAGGAACTGGAAAGTAGGTGCCTTCAGCTGCAGACCCAGGTCTGGGAGATGGAG CAGTTTTTAAATGACTATGGTCTGATTTGGGTTGGAGAGAGACATGAACAGCTGGAAGATTTAGAATCGCACAAGGATGAAGAAGAGCTGCCAGCAAGGAGCCTCTGGAAGCCAG GTGAAGCAGTTGTTTCCAAACACCAGATTGATTTTGATTTAATCTTGGAAAACGTGAAAGATTTGAATGTGCTGGCTGGAGAAGGCATTTCTCAAATCGAGCACATGCCTGGGGGTGCTCGGCTGAGACAGCCAGAACCTCTCCCTCTTACGCTGTATCAAAACGGGATCGTCATGTTCGGCGGACCCTTTCGGCCCTATGAGGACCCATCCACACAG CAATGCCTGCAGGATATTATGGATGGCTATTTCCCTTCAGAGTTGCAGATGCGCTACCCAGATGGCGTCCCTTTGCAA GTCACTGACAGAAGGGACATGGTATTTCAGGAGAGACACCTTCCAGGGAGTTTTCCTGGCCATGGCCAAGTGGTTGGCCATTCAAAATCAAGCGAGGTGCAGGAAACCACGGAGATACCAG GTCCCAAAGTCTCCTTGGAGCAGCTTCTCAACAAGTTTTCAAAGTCCTCAAAACACGGAGGAGAAGTGACTGGTGCCCAAGGCtcagccagagcagcacagcag GGTGCTGGTGGGGTGTGGAGCAGCCAAGAGATCCTGGTGGAGGCACCCAGGCTGTCTGCCCTGGAGAGGTACAG GGTGAAGATGGATGAAGCTTCTGCCCCTGATATCTGCACCCTCCGCATCAAATCTGAGAGCGGGGAGCAGACGTACATCGTAAAGATGCTGTTCACAGAGACCATAGGGGACCTGCGCCAGCACCTCGCCCATGCCAG GGGTGGAGACTCCGACACGTATGAGATCATCAGTACCTTCCCCCAGAGGGTGTACGCAGACAACTCCAGGAGCCTGCAGGAATGTGGCCTGATCCCCAATGCCTCCTTGCTGCTGCGGAGAAGAGACCCCTCCCAACAAGAGGGGACAGGGCTGAAAACACCTTAA